The Haladaptatus cibarius D43 genome window below encodes:
- a CDS encoding WD40/YVTN/BNR-like repeat-containing protein: protein MHLYAAMRGGLLVADEDGTSEIRLEDHDLECVAATPAHVFCGTFDSGLFRSDDGGKTFHSVGSETIRESVMSLAIDPTDSETVWVGTEPSRVYRSEDGGESWERRDGLTDLPSEPNWSFPPRPHTHHVRWIEPDPNDPQHLYVGIEAGALVQTHDAGETWEDRVPDSRRDNHSLATHPDAPNCVWSAAGDGYAESVDGGETWDYPQAGLDHRYCWSVAVAPDDPDTVLVSSATGPRTAHNADSADSYIYRKRDGESWERLDELPTGEGVTRAVFAVEESAGELYAVSNRGIFRTEDDGTTWEELVLEWPTEFERQTARGLAVLP, encoded by the coding sequence ATGCACCTGTACGCCGCGATGCGAGGCGGACTACTCGTCGCCGACGAGGACGGAACCAGTGAAATTCGGTTGGAAGACCACGATTTGGAATGCGTCGCCGCGACGCCAGCCCACGTCTTCTGCGGAACGTTCGACTCCGGCCTGTTCCGGAGCGACGACGGGGGCAAAACGTTTCACTCGGTCGGGAGCGAGACGATTCGAGAGTCGGTGATGTCGCTCGCCATCGACCCGACCGACTCCGAAACGGTGTGGGTCGGAACCGAACCGAGTCGAGTGTATCGAAGCGAGGACGGCGGCGAGTCGTGGGAGCGACGCGACGGCCTAACCGACCTTCCCTCCGAACCGAACTGGTCGTTTCCGCCACGTCCACACACCCACCACGTTCGCTGGATAGAACCCGACCCGAACGACCCACAGCATCTCTACGTCGGCATTGAGGCGGGCGCGCTCGTCCAGACCCACGACGCGGGCGAAACGTGGGAAGACCGCGTCCCGGATTCTCGCCGGGACAATCACTCGCTTGCGACTCACCCGGACGCACCGAACTGCGTCTGGTCTGCCGCGGGTGACGGCTACGCGGAATCGGTTGACGGCGGAGAAACGTGGGACTACCCGCAAGCGGGACTTGACCATCGCTACTGCTGGAGCGTCGCGGTTGCGCCGGACGACCCCGACACGGTTCTCGTTTCGAGCGCCACCGGGCCGCGAACCGCCCACAACGCCGATTCCGCGGATTCGTACATCTACCGCAAACGGGACGGCGAATCGTGGGAACGCCTCGACGAATTGCCGACCGGCGAGGGCGTCACTCGGGCCGTATTCGCTGTCGAAGAATCGGCGGGAGAACTTTACGCCGTCAGCAACCGCGGCATCTTCCGAACCGAAGACGACGGAACGACGTGGGAGGAACTGGTTCTGGAGTGGCCGACCGAGTTCGAGCGTCAGACGGCGCGGGGATTGGCGGTGCTTCCGTAG
- the ilvD gene encoding dihydroxy-acid dehydratase, which yields MSNSGEKDESLRSREVTEGPERAPHRAMFRAMGFDDDDLSSPMVGVANPAADITPCNVHLDDVADSAIDSVDSAGGMPIEFGTITISDAISMGTEGMKASLISREVIADSVELVAFGERMDALVTVAGCDKNLPGMMMAAVRTDLPTVFLYGGSILPGEHEGREVTVQNVFEGVGAVAHGDMTEEELVELEHDACPGAGSCGGMFTANTMASISETIGLAPLGSASPPAESDERYDVAENAGELVLDAVENDRKPSDILSRKSFENAIAVQVAMGGSTNAVLHLLALAAEAGIDLEIDDFDEISRRTPKIVNLQPGGSRVMQDLHEIGGVPTVLRRLLDSGHLHGDAMTVTSRTIEEELDHLGVTGAVDEDADFIRPADDPFHEEGAIKILTGNLAPDGAVLKVTGDDAFHHTGPARVFENEEDAMQYVQEGHIESGDVLAIRNEGPRGGPGMREMLGVTAAVVGQGHEDDVALLTDGRFSGATRGPMVGHVAPEARDGGPIAVLEDGDEVTVDIPNRRLEVALSDEELAERLDDWEPGEAPYSSGVLAKYGASFGSAANGAVTNPSAKRE from the coding sequence ATGAGCAATAGCGGCGAAAAGGACGAGAGCTTACGAAGCCGTGAAGTGACGGAAGGGCCGGAGCGCGCCCCCCATCGCGCCATGTTTCGGGCGATGGGGTTCGACGACGACGACCTTTCCTCCCCGATGGTCGGGGTGGCGAACCCCGCCGCGGACATCACGCCCTGTAACGTCCATCTGGACGACGTGGCCGATTCCGCTATCGACAGCGTTGATTCCGCGGGCGGGATGCCCATCGAGTTCGGCACCATCACCATCTCCGACGCGATTTCGATGGGCACGGAAGGGATGAAAGCCAGCCTCATCTCGCGCGAGGTCATCGCCGACAGCGTGGAACTCGTCGCGTTCGGCGAGCGAATGGACGCCCTCGTGACGGTAGCAGGATGCGACAAAAACCTCCCCGGGATGATGATGGCGGCGGTTCGAACCGACCTGCCGACCGTCTTTTTGTATGGAGGTTCAATCCTTCCCGGCGAACACGAGGGGCGAGAAGTCACGGTGCAAAACGTCTTCGAGGGCGTCGGCGCGGTGGCTCACGGCGACATGACCGAAGAGGAGTTAGTCGAACTGGAACACGACGCTTGTCCCGGCGCGGGGTCGTGCGGCGGAATGTTCACCGCGAACACAATGGCATCCATCAGCGAAACCATCGGACTGGCTCCACTGGGTTCCGCCAGTCCGCCCGCCGAGTCGGACGAACGATACGACGTCGCGGAGAATGCGGGCGAACTCGTTTTGGACGCGGTGGAAAACGACAGAAAGCCATCCGACATCCTCTCCCGAAAGTCGTTCGAGAATGCAATCGCGGTGCAGGTTGCCATGGGCGGTTCGACCAATGCGGTGTTACACCTGCTCGCGCTCGCGGCGGAAGCCGGAATCGACCTCGAAATCGATGACTTCGACGAGATTTCGCGGCGGACGCCGAAAATCGTCAACCTCCAACCCGGCGGGTCGCGGGTGATGCAAGACTTACACGAAATCGGCGGCGTGCCGACCGTTCTGCGCCGACTGCTCGATTCGGGCCATCTCCACGGCGATGCCATGACAGTGACGAGCCGAACCATCGAAGAGGAACTCGACCATCTGGGCGTCACGGGAGCGGTGGACGAGGACGCCGACTTCATCCGACCCGCAGACGACCCGTTCCACGAGGAAGGGGCAATCAAGATTCTGACCGGAAATCTCGCGCCGGACGGTGCAGTGCTGAAGGTAACCGGCGACGACGCCTTCCACCACACCGGCCCGGCCCGGGTCTTCGAGAATGAAGAAGACGCGATGCAGTACGTCCAAGAGGGCCACATCGAATCGGGCGACGTGCTCGCCATCCGCAACGAAGGCCCCCGCGGCGGCCCCGGAATGCGCGAAATGCTCGGCGTCACTGCGGCAGTGGTCGGACAGGGTCACGAGGACGACGTGGCGCTTCTGACCGACGGACGGTTTTCGGGTGCAACCCGCGGCCCGATGGTCGGCCACGTCGCGCCGGAGGCCCGCGACGGCGGACCAATCGCAGTGCTGGAAGACGGCGACGAGGTGACGGTTGACATTCCGAACCGACGACTGGAAGTTGCGCTCTCGGACGAGGAACTTGCCGAGCGATTGGACGACTGGGAACCCGGAGAAGCGCCGTACTCTTCGGGGGTTCTCGCCAAATACGGTGCCTCGTTCGGGTCGGCAGCGAACGGCGCCGTGACGAACCCGAGCGCGAAGCGGGAGTGA
- a CDS encoding S9 family peptidase, with protein MTGDFSLEELARLPEFNHPAASPDGERVALYYDGTGRNELYVIDVETGQMEQVSDGNVPRNARYPFMWAPGGERIYFHRDEDGDEQNDIWQIDLDGDVSPVVEDSGQCVLADVHGDELLYASSVNGQMNLYCYDRGTEASEQLTDYDYAVHLGSFSPDGNRIAYTTNESNDLSNDDVYVADTDGSNARNLELGTDGSETRFVDWSPDGTRLLFSDNTADKTQCGVYDLEADETEWFGGSEYVENPVAFLADGSGFLALRTRDAAVVPLVYDIESRKATELNLPEGVASFPDYGDSALFGDGRLLVEQTTPTQRPALLVHDLESSTTETLLEPEYGNIDSELFTDAEYVRFESHDGLEIGGLLYDSGERPSPAIVDIHGGPAWYDHREFDRRVQFFTNRGYSVLQVNYRGSIGRGREFKHSLIGDWGGAEQGDIAEGVRWLGEKDWIDEERIVAYGGSYGGYSAYWQMVQYPELYIAGVAKIGLTDLHEMYETTMPHFRTELMEKYMGDPEENYDLYRERSPIEYTENLSAPLLMVHGVNDRRVPVSQARLFRDALEEDGFKEGEDGDFEYEELGEEGHGSTDIEQTIRSYELVDDFLNRRVPVE; from the coding sequence ATGACAGGCGATTTTTCGCTCGAAGAACTCGCACGTCTTCCAGAGTTCAATCACCCCGCGGCCTCTCCAGATGGTGAACGAGTTGCACTCTACTACGACGGCACCGGCAGAAACGAACTCTACGTCATCGACGTGGAAACCGGCCAAATGGAGCAGGTGAGTGACGGAAACGTGCCACGAAACGCACGGTATCCATTCATGTGGGCTCCCGGCGGCGAGCGCATTTACTTCCATCGCGATGAGGACGGGGACGAACAGAACGACATCTGGCAAATCGACCTCGACGGGGACGTTTCGCCCGTTGTCGAGGATTCGGGCCAGTGCGTCCTCGCCGACGTTCACGGGGATGAACTGCTGTATGCGAGCAGTGTGAATGGCCAAATGAACCTGTACTGCTACGACCGCGGAACGGAGGCGAGCGAGCAGTTGACCGACTACGACTACGCTGTTCATCTCGGTTCGTTTTCCCCGGACGGCAACCGAATCGCGTACACGACGAATGAATCCAACGACCTCAGTAACGACGACGTGTACGTGGCCGACACGGACGGGTCGAACGCGCGAAACCTCGAACTCGGTACCGATGGAAGCGAGACCAGATTCGTAGACTGGTCACCTGACGGAACCAGACTGCTCTTCTCCGACAACACCGCGGACAAAACCCAGTGTGGCGTCTACGACCTCGAAGCAGACGAAACTGAGTGGTTCGGCGGAAGCGAGTACGTCGAAAATCCGGTTGCTTTTCTCGCCGACGGAAGCGGATTTCTCGCACTTCGAACGCGGGACGCCGCGGTCGTCCCGCTCGTCTATGATATCGAATCGAGGAAAGCGACCGAACTCAACTTGCCCGAAGGGGTCGCGTCCTTCCCCGACTATGGCGACTCGGCCCTGTTTGGCGACGGTCGTCTGCTCGTGGAGCAGACGACGCCGACACAGCGCCCTGCCCTGCTCGTTCACGACCTTGAATCCAGCACGACGGAAACGCTCCTCGAACCGGAGTATGGCAACATCGACTCCGAATTGTTCACCGATGCGGAGTATGTCAGGTTCGAATCGCACGATGGCTTGGAAATCGGCGGCTTGCTGTACGATTCAGGGGAGCGACCGTCTCCAGCTATCGTGGACATCCACGGCGGCCCGGCATGGTACGACCATCGTGAGTTCGACCGGCGCGTACAGTTCTTTACCAACCGAGGATATTCAGTTCTCCAAGTAAACTACCGTGGCTCGATTGGCCGCGGGCGCGAGTTCAAACACAGTCTCATCGGCGACTGGGGCGGTGCCGAACAGGGCGACATCGCCGAGGGAGTTCGCTGGCTCGGCGAGAAGGATTGGATAGACGAGGAGCGAATTGTCGCTTATGGCGGTTCCTATGGCGGCTACAGTGCCTACTGGCAGATGGTGCAGTATCCGGAACTGTACATCGCGGGCGTTGCGAAAATCGGACTTACCGACCTCCACGAGATGTACGAAACCACGATGCCGCACTTCCGAACTGAACTGATGGAGAAGTACATGGGTGACCCCGAGGAGAATTACGACCTGTACCGGGAACGAAGCCCAATCGAGTACACCGAAAACCTGAGCGCACCGCTGTTGATGGTTCACGGCGTCAACGACCGTCGGGTACCCGTCTCGCAAGCCAGACTGTTCCGCGATGCGCTCGAAGAAGACGGATTCAAAGAGGGTGAAGACGGCGACTTCGAGTACGAAGAACTCGGCGAGGAAGGCCACGGAAGCACCGACATCGAACAGACGATTCGCTCGTACGAACTCGTAGATGACTTCCTCAACCGACGGGTTCCCGTGGAGTAA
- the katG gene encoding catalase/peroxidase HPI yields the protein MSEDARNHDWWPNQLDLEILDQNARNVDPMGEEFDYAEEFEKLDLDKVKADIEDVMTTSQDWWPADYGHYGPLFIRMAWHSAGTYRTTDGRGGASGGTQRFAPLNSWPDNANLDKARRLLWPVKQKYGRKLSWADLLVLTGNVALESMGFETFGFAGGREDAFESNKAVYWGPEDEMEASERFDDGGELEQPFGATVMGLIYVNPEGPDGEPEPLASAENIREAFGRMAMNDEETAALIAGGHTFGKVHGTDSGDNLGPEPEAAPIENQGLGWESSHGFGKGSDTITSGIEGPWTDAPVSWDMGYLDNLLDYEWEPEKGPGGAWQWAPTDEELHNTVPDAHDSSEKRTPMMLTTDVALKKDPEYREIIERFQENPNEFREAFAKAWYKLIHRDMGPPTRFLGPEVPDEEMLWQDPIPDADYEIIGEEEVAELKAEILDSELSTSQLVKTAWASASTYRDSDKRGGANGGRIRLEPQRSWDVNESEQLATVLDTLENIREEFNSSQSDGTKVSLADLIVLGGNAAVEQAAADAGYDVDVPFEPGRTDASQEQTDIESFEALEPDADGFRNYRGDEADRPAEELLVDKAELLNLTAPEMTVLVGGMRVLNANYEQSDLGVFTDQPETLTNDFFVNLLGMDTEWEPVSDDETVFEGRDRETGEVKRKGTRTDLIFGSNSRLRAVADVYASDDAEEKFVHDFVETWHKVMTLDRFDLE from the coding sequence ATGTCTGAGGATGCACGTAATCACGACTGGTGGCCAAACCAGTTGGACTTGGAGATTTTAGACCAGAACGCTCGCAACGTTGACCCGATGGGCGAGGAGTTCGACTACGCCGAGGAGTTCGAGAAACTTGACCTCGACAAGGTGAAAGCGGACATCGAGGACGTAATGACGACGTCGCAGGACTGGTGGCCAGCCGACTACGGCCACTACGGGCCGCTTTTCATTCGGATGGCGTGGCACAGCGCCGGTACCTACCGCACCACCGACGGCCGCGGCGGTGCGTCCGGTGGTACCCAACGCTTTGCGCCCCTCAACAGTTGGCCCGACAACGCGAACCTCGACAAGGCGCGCCGACTGCTCTGGCCGGTCAAGCAGAAGTACGGCCGCAAACTTTCGTGGGCCGACCTGCTGGTACTGACCGGAAACGTTGCCCTCGAATCGATGGGATTCGAGACGTTCGGCTTCGCTGGCGGGCGCGAGGACGCTTTCGAATCCAATAAGGCAGTTTACTGGGGCCCCGAAGACGAGATGGAAGCATCCGAGCGCTTCGACGACGGCGGAGAACTCGAACAGCCGTTCGGTGCCACCGTGATGGGCCTCATCTACGTGAACCCCGAAGGGCCGGACGGTGAGCCGGAACCGCTCGCGTCGGCGGAGAACATTCGAGAGGCGTTCGGCCGGATGGCCATGAACGACGAGGAAACCGCCGCACTCATCGCTGGCGGACACACGTTCGGAAAAGTCCACGGTACTGACTCCGGCGACAACCTTGGCCCCGAACCCGAAGCGGCCCCCATCGAAAATCAGGGCCTCGGTTGGGAGAGCAGCCACGGCTTCGGCAAGGGTAGCGACACAATTACCAGCGGAATCGAAGGGCCATGGACCGACGCGCCGGTTTCGTGGGACATGGGCTACCTCGACAACCTGCTCGACTACGAATGGGAACCCGAAAAGGGTCCCGGCGGTGCGTGGCAGTGGGCGCCGACGGACGAGGAACTCCACAACACCGTGCCGGACGCTCACGATTCGTCGGAAAAGCGCACGCCGATGATGCTGACGACGGACGTCGCGCTGAAAAAGGATCCGGAGTACCGGGAAATCATCGAACGCTTCCAGGAGAACCCCAACGAGTTCCGAGAGGCTTTCGCAAAGGCATGGTACAAGCTGATTCACCGTGACATGGGTCCGCCAACCCGATTCCTCGGCCCGGAAGTTCCGGACGAAGAGATGCTGTGGCAAGATCCCATCCCAGACGCCGACTACGAGATAATCGGGGAAGAAGAGGTTGCTGAACTCAAAGCGGAGATTCTCGACTCGGAGCTGTCCACCTCCCAACTGGTCAAAACCGCTTGGGCGTCGGCATCGACGTACCGCGACAGCGACAAGCGCGGTGGCGCGAACGGGGGCCGCATTCGCCTCGAACCGCAGAGAAGCTGGGACGTCAACGAGTCGGAGCAGTTGGCGACCGTGCTGGATACGCTCGAAAACATTCGGGAGGAGTTCAACAGTTCGCAGTCCGACGGGACGAAAGTCTCGCTCGCCGACCTGATAGTTCTGGGCGGCAACGCAGCCGTCGAGCAGGCGGCGGCGGACGCCGGATACGACGTGGACGTTCCGTTCGAACCGGGCCGTACCGACGCTTCGCAGGAACAAACCGACATCGAGTCCTTCGAGGCGCTCGAACCGGACGCAGACGGATTCCGTAACTACCGCGGAGACGAAGCCGACCGACCGGCGGAGGAACTGCTGGTTGACAAGGCAGAACTGCTGAACCTGACGGCACCCGAAATGACGGTGCTGGTCGGTGGCATGCGAGTGCTGAACGCGAACTACGAGCAGTCCGACCTCGGTGTTTTCACCGACCAACCGGAGACGCTGACGAACGACTTCTTCGTGAACCTGCTCGGCATGGACACCGAGTGGGAACCGGTTTCGGACGACGAAACGGTCTTCGAAGGGCGCGACCGTGAGACGGGCGAAGTCAAGCGAAAAGGTACCCGAACAGACCTCATCTTCGGTTCGAACTCCCGACTCCGGGCCGTCGCGGATGTCTACGCTTCCGACGACGCAGAGGAGAAATTCGTGCACGACTTCGTGGAGACGTGGCACAAAGTGATGACCCTCGACCGCTTCGACCTCGAATAA
- a CDS encoding aspartate aminotransferase family protein yields MTQESTSDATESGRIVKRAKTVIPGGAQTGLRAQAYDTGDVAFERAEDATLTTVDGDDYTDYHLGFGPIILGHAHDSVDDAARRAIDGGVLYGAGTTTLEVEVAERLVETIPSVEQVNFCNSGSEATYHAIRLARAKTGNEKILKFEGCYHGWHDYVDVSVYPPEDSLGEQYPESEGMLSSAVENTLVVPFNDSEAVEEVFREHGDDLAGVILEPVPHSVGCILPRQEFLDTLRELTEETNVPLIFDEVISGFRHSPHGAQGEFGVTPDLTCVAKALGNGYPVAAVGGREDLLSQAGGDNKSGVVISGTYSGNLPGLAAARETIDTIVEEDVQSHVTDLGEKYRDGLRDLLADHCISGRVVGHRSIFSLQFGVTDKPETYEDIFGLDEATFRDFAAGMRERGHFFTPNPYKRHHLSFAHDERHLKSYLDDADDVLANL; encoded by the coding sequence ATGACGCAAGAATCCACGAGCGATGCGACGGAAAGCGGACGAATCGTAAAACGCGCGAAAACGGTCATTCCCGGCGGTGCACAAACCGGCCTCCGCGCACAAGCCTACGACACGGGTGACGTTGCCTTCGAGCGCGCCGAAGACGCGACGCTCACGACGGTCGATGGCGACGACTACACGGATTACCACCTCGGATTCGGCCCAATCATCCTCGGCCACGCTCACGATTCGGTGGACGACGCCGCCCGGAGAGCCATCGACGGCGGCGTCCTCTACGGCGCGGGAACAACCACACTCGAAGTCGAAGTGGCCGAGCGATTGGTCGAAACCATTCCGAGCGTCGAACAGGTCAACTTCTGCAACAGCGGGAGTGAGGCGACATACCACGCGATTCGACTCGCCCGAGCGAAAACGGGCAACGAGAAAATTCTCAAATTCGAGGGCTGTTACCACGGCTGGCACGATTACGTGGACGTGAGCGTCTACCCGCCGGAAGACAGCCTCGGTGAGCAGTATCCCGAATCCGAGGGAATGCTCTCCTCGGCGGTAGAAAACACGCTGGTCGTTCCATTCAACGATTCGGAAGCAGTCGAGGAAGTTTTCCGCGAACACGGCGACGATCTCGCGGGCGTCATCCTCGAACCGGTTCCGCACTCGGTCGGCTGTATTCTGCCCCGACAGGAATTTTTGGACACCCTCCGCGAACTGACCGAAGAGACCAACGTACCGCTCATCTTCGACGAGGTGATTTCCGGATTCAGACACTCGCCACACGGCGCGCAGGGCGAGTTCGGCGTCACCCCGGATTTGACCTGCGTGGCGAAAGCGCTCGGAAACGGCTACCCAGTCGCGGCGGTCGGCGGGCGCGAAGACCTGCTGTCGCAGGCGGGCGGCGACAACAAATCCGGCGTCGTCATCAGCGGTACATACTCCGGGAATCTCCCCGGACTGGCCGCGGCGCGCGAGACGATTGACACCATCGTTGAAGAAGACGTACAGAGCCACGTCACCGACCTCGGCGAGAAATACCGCGACGGACTTCGTGACCTGCTTGCCGACCACTGTATTTCGGGCCGCGTCGTCGGCCATCGGAGCATCTTCAGCCTCCAGTTCGGGGTGACGGACAAGCCGGAAACGTACGAGGACATCTTCGGTCTGGACGAAGCAACGTTCCGCGACTTTGCCGCTGGAATGCGCGAACGCGGGCACTTCTTTACGCCGAATCCGTACAAGCGCCACCACCTCTCGTTTGCCCACGACGAGAGACATCTGAAATCGTACCTGGATGACGCGGACGACGTGCTTGCGAACCTCTGA
- a CDS encoding dicarboxylate/amino acid:cation symporter, with product MTNSTVHWAWQRYRSVPIIYRIATAFILGSIVGLVVGEPATNLQPLGDLFVRLLKMVIIPIVVFTLIMAARNLSPQNLGKVGGQVILLYLFTTMIAIGIGLVVSNVIDPGVGLLLEDAMEKTAVETKESPGLGQVFLNIVPENPFGAMAEGQILSVIFFALAFGIGLTFVRDEAEVGSSVYNGVETIFDAVEAGAEVTFKIVWGVMEYGVIGVFALMAALFAQTGTEAIFSLFKLFATLGIAIGLQISVVYLLIIVSGLVGQSPIAFLRGGKDAMMTALSIRSSSGTLPVTMSNADENLKIDQEVYSFSLPLGATINMDGTAMYLGIAAIFTANVVGRSLTIAEQLSVLVTALIASIGTAGVPGASIVMMTVVFTQVGLPIQAIALVIGIDPLLDRMRTMNNITGDLAVTTLVAKWNDAIDFSTGVWAGKGADTGSVGTPATDD from the coding sequence ATGACGAATAGTACTGTACACTGGGCGTGGCAACGCTATCGGTCGGTGCCCATCATCTACCGAATCGCAACCGCGTTCATCCTCGGCTCCATCGTGGGACTCGTCGTCGGCGAACCGGCGACGAACCTCCAGCCGCTCGGCGACCTGTTCGTCCGACTGCTGAAGATGGTCATTATCCCTATCGTCGTCTTTACACTCATCATGGCCGCCCGGAACCTCTCACCGCAAAACCTCGGAAAGGTCGGTGGCCAAGTCATCCTGTTGTATCTCTTCACGACGATGATTGCCATCGGCATCGGGCTCGTCGTGAGCAACGTCATCGACCCCGGCGTCGGTCTTCTGCTCGAAGATGCGATGGAAAAGACCGCCGTGGAAACGAAGGAGTCACCGGGCCTCGGACAGGTCTTCCTCAACATCGTTCCCGAAAATCCGTTCGGTGCGATGGCCGAGGGACAAATTTTGAGCGTCATCTTCTTCGCGCTAGCGTTCGGTATCGGCCTAACGTTCGTCCGTGACGAAGCGGAGGTCGGGTCGAGCGTCTACAACGGCGTCGAGACGATTTTTGACGCCGTCGAGGCGGGTGCCGAAGTGACGTTCAAAATCGTCTGGGGTGTCATGGAGTACGGCGTCATCGGCGTGTTCGCACTGATGGCGGCACTGTTCGCCCAAACCGGCACGGAAGCCATCTTCTCGCTGTTCAAACTCTTTGCGACGCTCGGCATCGCAATCGGCCTTCAGATTTCGGTCGTCTACCTGCTCATCATCGTCAGCGGACTCGTTGGCCAGTCCCCGATTGCGTTCCTCCGCGGTGGCAAGGACGCAATGATGACGGCCCTGAGCATTCGCTCGTCCAGCGGGACACTCCCCGTGACGATGTCCAACGCGGACGAGAACCTCAAAATCGACCAAGAGGTGTACAGTTTCTCGCTCCCGCTCGGTGCGACAATCAACATGGACGGAACGGCGATGTACCTCGGTATCGCCGCCATCTTCACCGCGAACGTCGTCGGCAGGTCGCTGACCATAGCGGAGCAGTTGAGCGTCCTCGTTACTGCACTCATCGCAAGCATCGGAACCGCGGGCGTCCCCGGCGCGAGCATCGTCATGATGACGGTCGTGTTCACGCAGGTCGGCCTCCCGATTCAGGCGATTGCCCTCGTTATCGGTATCGACCCCCTACTCGACCGTATGCGGACGATGAACAACATCACGGGCGACCTCGCCGTGACCACTCTCGTGGCGAAGTGGAACGACGCCATCGACTTCTCGACCGGCGTTTGGGCCGGAAAGGGTGCTGACACGGGGAGCGTCGGAACACCAGCGACTGACGACTAG
- a CDS encoding helix-turn-helix domain-containing protein, whose amino-acid sequence MVAIAEFVIPAEDFDIGRVFADLPGVRFEFERIIPMPDVVVPFVWIRGASAESVERAAKIHEAIRAIRLIDTVGDDQLLFRIEWSRSVENTFATLVDMNLNILSARGSDAEWRFEFRAETHERAREFLEYCREREVRTKLVRIHGVNAPAFTDHFGLSEAQYEALVLASQLGYFREPRESSLEDIAPLLDISRQALARRIRRGLDNLLDETILQE is encoded by the coding sequence ATGGTCGCAATCGCCGAGTTTGTCATCCCGGCCGAGGATTTCGATATCGGTCGCGTCTTCGCCGACCTCCCCGGTGTGAGGTTCGAGTTCGAGCGAATCATTCCGATGCCGGATGTCGTCGTTCCGTTCGTTTGGATTCGTGGCGCGAGCGCCGAATCGGTCGAACGAGCGGCAAAGATACACGAGGCCATTCGTGCGATTCGTCTGATAGACACGGTGGGAGACGACCAACTACTGTTCCGTATCGAATGGAGTCGGTCGGTCGAAAACACGTTTGCAACTCTCGTGGATATGAATCTCAACATTTTGTCCGCCCGAGGGTCGGATGCGGAATGGCGGTTCGAATTTCGAGCAGAAACCCACGAACGCGCTCGGGAGTTCCTCGAATACTGTCGGGAACGAGAGGTTCGGACGAAACTCGTCCGGATTCATGGCGTCAATGCCCCGGCGTTTACCGACCATTTCGGGCTGTCCGAAGCCCAATACGAGGCACTCGTGTTAGCGTCCCAACTCGGTTACTTCCGCGAGCCACGTGAGTCGTCGCTCGAAGACATCGCTCCGTTGTTGGATATTTCCCGGCAGGCACTCGCCAGACGAATCCGGCGTGGACTGGACAACCTTCTCGACGAGACCATCCTGCAGGAATGA
- a CDS encoding sulfurtransferase codes for MPDYANDVLVSADWVEDHVEAFQSDDPDYRLVEVNSPESPDSDFPSRYDEGHIPGAIGMQWDEDLSDETERDILKKEDFEQVVGDAGIGEDSTVVFYGDGWIPNWFALFAYWEFKYYGHEDARVLNGGKDYWVENSHELTDEEPDFPEVEYHARGPFEGIRAYKDDVDKALESGLPLVDVRSPEEFTGEIIAPEGLNETAQRAGHIPGASNVPVAEVLADDGRFKSAEELRDLYADHDVDGEESVIAYCRVGERSSIEWFALHELLGFDDVRNYDGSWTEWGNLVRAPIETGEEE; via the coding sequence ATGCCAGACTACGCAAACGACGTACTCGTCTCGGCGGACTGGGTGGAAGACCACGTAGAAGCGTTCCAAAGCGACGACCCTGACTACCGACTCGTAGAAGTGAACAGTCCAGAGTCGCCAGACAGCGACTTCCCGTCGCGCTACGACGAGGGCCACATTCCCGGCGCAATCGGGATGCAGTGGGACGAAGACCTCTCGGACGAAACGGAGCGCGATATTCTCAAAAAGGAGGATTTCGAGCAGGTGGTGGGCGATGCCGGAATCGGCGAGGATTCGACCGTCGTCTTCTACGGCGATGGCTGGATTCCCAACTGGTTCGCGCTGTTCGCCTACTGGGAGTTCAAATACTATGGCCACGAAGACGCCCGCGTTCTCAACGGCGGGAAGGATTACTGGGTCGAAAACAGCCACGAACTGACCGACGAGGAACCGGACTTCCCCGAAGTCGAATACCACGCCCGCGGCCCCTTCGAGGGGATTCGAGCCTACAAGGACGACGTGGACAAGGCACTCGAATCCGGACTCCCCCTCGTTGACGTTCGCTCGCCCGAAGAGTTCACGGGCGAAATCATCGCCCCTGAAGGGTTGAACGAGACGGCCCAGCGCGCAGGCCACATCCCGGGTGCGAGCAACGTCCCGGTCGCGGAAGTCCTCGCGGACGACGGTCGATTCAAATCCGCCGAGGAACTCCGCGACCTCTACGCCGACCACGACGTTGACGGTGAAGAATCGGTTATCGCCTACTGTCGAGTCGGGGAACGTTCCTCAATCGAATGGTTCGCCCTGCACGAACTGCTCGGCTTCGACGACGTGCGGAACTACGACGGGTCGTGGACGGAGTGGGGTAATCTGGTTCGCGCACCCATTGAGACAGGGGAAGAGGAGTAG